In Paenibacillus xylanilyticus, the genomic window CTTGTTCTGATTTCATCGTACAGTTCCTGCGGAAGAGCCCCTTTGGCGACCAGATCAGCATTTTGCTGCCACCGGTTGGGCTTCGTTGTTCCAACAATAGCCGTATCGACTCCCTCCGTACTTAACGTGAAACGAAGGGCCGTTTCAACCGCCGCTTGTACATCATTACCTGCAAGAAAACCGTAGCCCAGCTCCTGCAACCGTCTCCAATATACGAATGGATAGGCATCTTCGGGGAGCGTGTCAAACGTCCATGCCGCATTGGCAATCGGTCGTTTGGCAATGACGCCCATGTTTCTTTTTCTCGCCTCCGGCAATGTCAAATCAATCGCTTCCTGGTCTGCAATATTTAGCGAAGTTTCCAAACTGTCGAACACCCCGGTTTCAATCGCGTATAGCGCGTCCGTTTTGTCCCCACTGTACCCGATAAACCTGGTCTTTCCGGCTTCCTTGGCGCGCTGCAGCACTTCAATTACCGCCCCTTGCCGAAGAATTTCTTCAGAGCAGCTATGCAAATGAATGACATCCACATACTCCGTTTTGAGTCTTCTCAGGCTGCGGTCAATCGTTTGCTCCAGCACCTTGGCGTCCCAATCAGGTCCATCCACCCCGGCAGCATGTCCGCATTTGGTAAACAAATAATAATCATCACGCCGATGCGAAAGTACATCTCCAATCAGTTCCTCACTGTTCCCATAACATTCGGCGGTATCAATGACATTCAATCCGGCATCCAAAGCGGTATTCAGAAGTGTTTCCACGTCTTGTTTGGATACGTTGCTTCCGATTTCGGATCCGCCAAATCCGAGCGTGCTTACTTTCATGCCTGTGTTTCCATATTCGCGCAGTTCCATGATTGATTCCTCCGAGCTTCGTTAATATAGGTACAACTTATGAAAGATTGACAACTTTATGGGTTATTACCCGTTAGACGAACATCGCACCCACTTTAGATCTATTTGTCCAATAAACATTTAAAATCCGTATAAGAAAAGTGCCCTCTGTTCTTGTCCATGAAATATCGGATCTAATCGTGTCACACGCTCCTAATTCAATCCAATATGTATAGTGACAGTCGATTAGGTCCTCACACACGTTTACGTTACAAAAAACTGGCTCGGATTACCGAGTTCCGGATGAAATTTCTCACGAAATCTTCCTCCTGTGTAGGCTCCAATCACTTTCCTCCAGAACGCCTGAGCGATCACATTGTTGCGCACCTGCGTTACTTTCCATCTTCCCGGAAATCGATGAAACAGCTCATGTGCCGCTTGAGTCCCTATTCCGCTCCGCCGATATTTTTGCATAACAAAGAACTCGGTCAAATAATAATCGTTATCCTTACTCCCAGGCTCGAAGCGTTCCACCAGTGCAAAACCGGCCGGGGCTCCATCACACGTGATGAGAAAAGCAAATTTACGCCCTTCCTCCTCCCAAAATGCTTCCAAACCGGGATACTCCGGAAAAATGCCATTGCTGTCCACATCGATATTCAGGTATTTTGTAAAATCATATAGATAAAACTGCATTAAATGCCGAATTACCTGACTCCGTTCCCGGGGAACCAGCTCGATTTGCATATTCATCCGGTTCACCTCCTCTGCTTAACTTATACTAGTTACTTTAAAGGTTTGTACCGCGAAGGGCAAGAATACCGCCCTCCTCTGCTCTATTCCGTGAACAGGCTGTGACCAAGCAAATTATGGTACACTAGGACATAGACTATTCGAAGAAGAATTAACCAGGAGGTGCCGAACTTGACCAATGTGCAAAAAGAGATTGATCGACGCAAGCTGGATGACAAACTGCCTTCCATGCCTTGGTTCGTTCAGCAATTCATTGACTATAAGCTTCCCGATTTATCACCTTCTACCCTGCTCGAGTACTTAAGGGATTATGATACTTTTTTCAGTTGGCTGCGTGCTGAAGGTTTGTCCCAGGCTGAGTCTAACCGCGAAGTGACGTTAACTGAACTCGAAGTATTACGAATGGATTCGGTAACCTCGTTCCGATTGTTCCTCGCAACTAAACGCGAAGGAGCCAATTCGAGAATTACAGTATCCCGCAAACTGTCCTCTCTGCGCTCCCTCTTTCATTATTTGAGCCAAATTGCCGAAGATGAAGATTTCTATCCGCTGCTGAAACGCAATATTATGGCCAAGATTGAGATCAAACGCACACATAAGCCAAAGGACACCGCGGCGAAGCTCAAAGGAAAACTATTAGAGGATGAGGAGCTGCTTGAGTTTATCGGATATATCCTCGAGGGATATGCAGTCGATATGCAAAAAAACAAACAAGCCCTCTATTCCCATGAACTCAACAAAGAACGGGATGCTTGCATCGCCAGTCTTATTCTCAATTCCGGACTACGTGTATCCGAAGTGGTTAACCTGAATGTTGATGATCTGGATTTGAACAACAAATTGTTATATGTTTACCGCAAAGGTAACAATGATGAAACGTTCAAAACACCCGTATATTTCAGGGAGCAAGCCAAGGATGAACTAGCCAACTACATGCAGCTCCGGCAATCAAGATATCGCACACCCAAACGGGAAAAAGGATTATTCATTGCGCTTCGTAACGGTGAATCCGAAGGCAGCCGAATGACCAAACGAGCGATTCAAGCCATGATTATGAAATATGCCAAATGTTTTGGCAAACCGTATCTGACGGTGCATAAACTGCGGCATTCCTTTGCGACAGACTATTACCTGCAAAACGACATCTATAAAACAAAGGAACAGCTTGGGCATGCTTCGACAGAAACGACCGAAATCTATGCACATCTTACGGACAAAACGATGTCTGAAGCCATTGAGCGTCGTTCGGAAGGTACGGGGTCATAGGAGACACCCATACCAATTAAACAGCGGATACTTTTTACTGATAACCAGTAAGAATATCCGCTGTTTTTCGCTTATTCAATATAGTAATGATAACGAATACGGTAGAATTTGCTGATATGAAACTGCATTATTCTTTCGATCACACCAAATACTTTCCGGCTTATGACTGCGCTAAATTCACATGTTCCAGCAACCATCGGGCAATAAGTTCCGGTTCCTGCACAGCGTGCCAAACCACTTCGCTTATCAGATCAGGTTCACTCCCCGCAGCATGCAAGGTTTCTCTCGGAAACCAGGAAATAACCGCCATCACTCCCTTTAGCTTCTGAAGTATAGCGACATGCTGTTCCTCACGAATCATCACCAGTTTGGGGTAAGGTGCTGCTTTGTATCCTTCGATCAGAATCCAGTCATAATCCGATAGACGACTCAGCATCGTCTCCAGACTGGTTGGCTGCTGCTCGATGACAGCCGTTCGCTTCTCCGACATTACTACCACGGCGGAGGCTCCCGCCTGATGGAAACGATATGAATCGGTTCCTTCATGATCCATCTGGAAATGATCGTGTCCATCATGCTTAATGACGGCAACCCGTAACCCCTCCGAAGAAAGATATCTCGTGAGTTCTGCAGTTAAGGTGCTTTTCCCCGTATTTTTGTATCCTACGATCTGCACAATGTGTGGAAGTGTCCTCTTGTTGACCATGAGCCCTACCTCACCTGTCCACTTGGCAGCTTGAGTATGTGTACTTGTTCTCCTGCAGCAATCCCTTTCTTGTCAGGCGGAATGATGATCAGACAATCACTGTCCTTGATGGTAATCATGACGCTGGACTCATCCACTCTTGACGCAGCAGGCTTCGCATATACCCTGCCATCCCGAATCTCTGTGCGCCCCCGTACGAATCGCGTAAAATTGTTCACTTTTGTATATTCTTGATCCAGGGTCGCTGTCCACTCATCCAAATAAGGCCGGGAATCGTTTTGCATCATACGAATGGTAGGCCGTACGAACAGTCCGAATCCTACAAAACAAGCTCCCGGGTTACCGGATAGGGCAAATAGCAACTTCCCACTAACAACCGCAGCTGTCGTAACACTTCCTGGTCTCATCGTCACTTTATTAAACAGCATCTCCATGTTGCCTTCCCGTACCAGATCACCCATAATGTCATAATCCCCAACCGAGACGCCTCCTGTGGTGACGACAATATCGTTATGCTCGACTGCTTCTGCCAGTTTAGCACGAGCCGTATCCACATCATCGGCTATGGATCCATACATCACAGGTTCAGCACCTGCCTCCACGACCAAGGAACGGAGCATATGACTGTTGCTGTTACGAATGCGTCCAGGCTGCAAAGGCTCATGCACCTCCAGCAATTCCGTTCCCGTTGCAAAAATGGCGACTTTTGGACGTCTAAATACCGGTACATCGGCCACACCAAAAGTAGCCAATACGGATTGTTCTCCTGCCTGGATGATCGTTCCGGCTTCAAGCAGCAGTTGACCTTCCTGAACCTCCAGTCCAATTGGCGTTATATTGGCATTGGGCTGGATATGGCGTTTCAATGCAATCCATTGTTCTCCATCCTGTTCCCTGCTTTCGGTCATCTCCAGCATAACAACGGCATCTGCTCCTTCAGGCACTTGTGCACCTGTCATGATCCGCGCAGTGGTACCTGGAGTGATGGGTACATCCGATGTATATCCACATGGAATTTCATCAACGACTCGCAGCCAGACCTGTTCATCGCTGGTCGCATGAGTTGTGTCACTGCTGACAATGGCATAACCATCCATACCTGACCTTCTGAAGAAAGGGTATGGATGCGGAGCATGAATCGTTTCTGCCAGCGTTCGTCCATGCGCAGATTCCAAGGTTACTTTTTCAACTAAAGCTGTAGTAACATGAGGTGATATTCTGGCCTGAGCAGCCTCGACCTGCACGGCTGTACGGTTGAATTTGCCACTTGTCATATCATCTGAATGTGTATTGATTCTCAAAATGAAACGGACCTCCTTGGGACAGAACTTGTTTAAGAAAGTGTAGCGTGAAAGCAGGGGTGTGACAAGTACTCGCCTCGCGGGTAACATGAAACTGTGAGCTTATGCCCATAATAGGGGTAAGAACGGAGGAGCAGATATGAGCAACCGATGCGAATTATGCGGTAGAGAGCCTGTGGAAACAACAGTTCATCATCTCACGCCCAAGGAAATGGGCGGTACTTTCATGCCTACTGCTGATCTATGTATTCCGTGTCATAAACAAATTCATTCGCTGTTTACCAACCAGGATCTTATCCGTCTCCATTTAACAGACATTCAGGCACTACGAGAGAATGAACGAATGGCCCCATTTGTTCGTTGGATTCGCAAACAGCCACCTTCCACCATTCCCCGGACACGCAAATCCAATCACGTTCGCAGATCCTAATTCAAACGATACTTCCCCATATAAAAACAAAAAGAACAGCCACAAGGTGAGCTTGCGCATGGCAGCATTTATTCTGCCTTACCTTGTGGCTGTTCTCTATAAACTCTTCAGGCTGGCAGATCTCGTCTTTATCTTCGCCTCATGATTCGTCCGCCGCCTACCCTTGTTTTGGGTTTCTTATAAGAGCTCTTTGGTGAATTGAACAATCCACCGCTTTTGTTACGTTCGACGGTACCGGTGCTCGGTTCCTTTTTTCGGCTAAACAATCCACCGCCTGAACCTACACTAGTATCGGTGTCTCCTCCCCGCCGGGTAATGGATCCTTTTCGATCAACCGTGATAGGCGGAGCCGCCTTTTTGTCATTGCTTGTTGGTGCACGATAAGTACCTTGATTCGGTTTGTACGTATCACGATCGGTGTACCCTCTGTACTTTCCGTATCCGCTGCCGCCAAAGGAATCAAACAAATTGCCAATGAGCGTTGCGGTCAAATACCCCTGTAAAAAGGAAGAATCATAATTCTGGCGTACGTATTCCTTGGAATCCACCTCAATTAAGGTATCTTCCTTCTTGTTCGGGTCCTGCTGCAAATGATAATACTGGTCCTGATACACCAGGAACATCCGCTCTTCATTTTCCGCCGAGATCTGATCAGGTTTTCGCTGTTCCGATAATTCCTGAGCCACTTCCGGAACCGAACGGTCGGCAGCCCGATACACATAGGATGTCGTATTGCCACTGCCACTTACAGACTCAAGCGGATAAGTGTCCTGAACGGAAGGCATCCCGCACGCGGACAACAGGGACATGACAAGGCTGAGGACCAGCATTAATTTTAATCCAAGTGCCATGCGCTTTTTCATTGGAACCTCTCCTAGCTCGAACGAATCACTTTGATATCCGCAGGAAGAATGGACTCACCTTCATACAGAGTAAATCTTCTGTCTTGCCATTCCACACGCAGAAGCATGTTATCATCAGACTGGTACTGCCAAACCAATTGCTCTCCAGCCTGACCATAAGGTGTCCTGCCGGCAGTGGTAACCATTCCTCCATATTCTTCCTCCAGATGATACGCGCGTCCGTCCAGATCGAGTAAGGTTGGGACTTCGTCTGGTGCGTCAAGACGGCCATCAATTGGCGTATAGAGGGAATAACGTGTCAATTCTCTTTCTTCTACATGCAAATGTCTAAACGTTGTACCGTCCTGCAGTGTGAGTACCACCGCTTTTCTCGCACGATGCTGCACCCGCCCCACAACTTCATACGTAACGAGCGAGACCTCACAGATATCTCCAGGCTCAAGGTCCAGCATGGTTTTCTCTGCTCGTGGTGGTTCGGGTTTGGCTAGTATTCCTTTAATCCGTTTCCATACACTCATACCCATTACTCCCGTTCGTTATCTTATAAACAAGCTGCAATAATTAATGCGCCCACAATGTGCAAAGCACCGGAGAACAAGCCATATCCTGTCTTCCCTTGCTGAATTCCTGTGTCCAGATCAAGATTGGCCCATGTGCGAATCATAAAGTGTACAACGCTCTCCAGAATAAGCAGGATGACAAATGAAACAACCGACACAAGCAGCGCTTCACCCAGATGACCCGCAGTCGAAATCGAAGTGGCAAGCACATAGCCTTGAGCAAACAGCTTCATGACCATCCGTGTCGTAACCGCCATGTTCCCTGCCTTAACTTCCGCAAAATCCTTATACTTCGTAAACAATGAATCCACATACATCAAAACAAAAAGCAAAACCGAGCCAGATAACGTCCAGACCAGCATCGCCAAAATGTTCAAATCCATTTACACAGCCCCCACTTATCAACATGAACCGCATTTAAAAGCGAAGGAGAAACGCTGTCTCTCCTCCGCCAGTGAACCCTGCCTGAGATGCAAGGTTTAGTTCTTATTTTCGTACTGCTTCATGAGTGCCGCCAGTTCATCCTCAACGGCCTGATCTTTGCCGAGTTTCTCGAACTCTTCATCCAGTGATTTTCCTTTGGAAGACATTTCGTTGCTCGCTTCAGCCTGTGCTTCCATTTGCATCATTTTCTCTTCCATACGTTTCATGCCAGCACTAGCTGTATCGGAACTGAATCCGTTCAGCGCTTTGTTGATTTCGGTTTGTGCTTTTGCTGCATTATAACGCGCTACCAGCGTTTCGCGCTTATTTTTCATTTGTGTCAATTGCTTGCGCATTTCATCCAGCTTGCCGCGCAGATTGTCTGCAGCAGCCTTATTCTGATCATAGCTTGTTTTATATTCTGCCATTTTTACTTCGGCAGCTTTTTTCTCTTCCAGAGCCCGGCGAGCCAGATCCATGTTCTGTGCACGTGCTGCAGTATGAGCTTGCTCCTCACGTTTCTTCACCAATGCTTCCTGTTCCTCGAACAGCTGCTTGAATTTTTTCTCAATCGCGATTTGTTGTGCTACAGCCTTTTCTGCATCTTCCAGATCTTCCTGCATATCACGGATATATTGATCCGTCATTTTGATTGGATCTTCTGCCTTGTCAATAATGGCATTAATGTTAGACATCGTTAAATCACGCAAACGTTTGAAAATGGACATTATGGTATTCCTCCTAGTCGATATTACATCCTTGTATATAATCATACATACGTGGTAACCTTCATCCCGTTTCAATTTTACCAAAAAAAATCATAAAACACGATTCCGGCTTACCCAAAATCTACTATTTAATATCATTCGCCAGGGTTAAATGGTCTTCGAGCAGCTTCTCCGCCGTCTGTACGATCTCATCGATCTGTACACGTGTAATGGCGTCAAAATGAATCCCCATAATGACGGTTACGGTCACCTTAAGAGAATTTGCGGCCTTACGTGCAAGACGCTCACACAATTCCTGTTCCTTATGCCCTGGAATATGGACTGCCGTCCCCACCACGCGTTCTCTTTCCGGATAAAAGGTCGCCACAGCCCCTATATGAGCTTTCCCACCCGTGACCAAAAATATCTTATCTTCTCCAGCTTCAAAGACCTGCAAACGAACTGATTTCAAATCATACGTACTCATCCTAATCCACCCATCCTTTGTGTGTATATGTAATGGTGGAATTATGAGCTTATCGACTGAATTGGACAATGAAACTTCTCACATTTATGCATAATGAACCATCACCGCGGGCATACCAAAGAGAACGCAATTTGACAAGGGAGGCTATATCATGCGTATTCGCCTCATCGCATTCTCCATGTTGATCCTTATATTTATGAGTGGAAGCTATTTACCTGGACAAGTGCTGGCAAAAACCGATCCAGAGAGCATACCTGCTGCAGAGCCGGATTTATCTGAGGATGAACAGCTGACACTCGGTCAGCTCAGGCAGAAATATGCCGATACGTTCAAAACCAATGGGCCTTCAACCAGACAGGTAGCACTAACTTTTGATGATGTGCCTGATCCGCGCTTCACTCCACAGGTATTGGATATTTTAAAGAAATATAATGTAAAAGCAACCTTTTTTATTGTTGGCAACCGGGCAGAGAAACATCCCGACCTCGTCAGACGAATCGTTAGGGAAGGTCACATTGTTGGGAACCACAGTTACAACCACCCTGAATTCAGCAAGCTGTCTTTGAATGCTTTTCGCAAACAAATTCTACATACCGGCGACATTATTCGTAAACTGACCGGGTATACACCTAAAATGATTCGTCCTCCATACGGGGACATTAATGAGAAACAGCTGCAATGGGCCGCAAGACAGCAATACAGCATCGTCAACTGGAATGTGGATTCGCTGGATTGGAAAGGCCTCAGCAAAGAGGAAGTGAAGCAGAATGTTTTATCTGCAGTCAAGCCAGGCTCCATCATTCTTCAGCATGCGGGCGGAGGCGTGGGCTCCAATCTGTCCGGTACCATCGGAGCACTTCCGGAGATTATAGATGAACTGCGATGCAGGGGCTTCAATCTGGTGACTTTGGACGAAATGCTGCAATTGCCAAAAAGCAAATAATGGTTAGACGAAACAACACAAGTTATGAATTAACCATTTTGCGCGTGTTAATAAAGACAAAGGGTACCCTTATTTCACGTTAATCGTGAATAAAGGCACCCTTTTGCTGGCACTGATACTTATTTCAAGATATAAAGTTCAACATCCTGAAAACCGAATGTGCTCACTGACTTCTGGCTCCCAGGAATGAAAATATCAATTCGTTTTCCTTTGATCGCCCCGCCGATATCCCTGGCAGTAGCCACAAATGCCTGCTTAGGCAGCCCCGGATGGGAGTGACCTGTAACAAGAACCTTCGTACCCAATGGAATCACACTAGGGTCTACGGCAATTGTGCCGAGTTCAAGTGGATTGCCGAAGTAATCAACAGCACCCCATCCACCATTTTCGGAAGCGGCTGCAGAGTACGCTGTTGCTTTCACATCAATGGACTTACTGTAATCAAACGTTTTGCCCCAAGCTTGAACGACTTTATCGTCAGCATTCACATCAAGGCTAGCGGTCGTAATCGTTTTTGCACCCGTAGAGCTCTTCGCTGCTGGAGCAGCTGAGGCCGTGTTTGCTTTTCCAGGAATCGTAATTTTTAAACCACCATAAATGTTGTAAGGCGAAATATCACTGTTTGCTTTAACCAGTGTGTTCAGTCCAACTCCATATTGTTTCGATAAGGTATAGAAGGTATCCCCTTCTTTGGCCACGTGAACAGAATCAGCGTGAGCTGGAACGGCCTGAATGAGCATTGCTGCTGTCAGCAGGGCTGCTGCTGTTTTGGCTATAGTTCTCTTCTTAATCATGGTCTTCCTCCCTCATTGTGCCTGCGAAGTTAGTTGTCGGATTCGGATGGAGGAAACCACCCTATAGGTCTCTGTTACATTCGTCTTGCGTTATGTACCCCTAATTCACCCCAAGCAGCGTGCTTATCAATCTTCCCCTCCACGGTCTGCATCGTTACATCCTCCACACTTCCTCCTCAGGAAGTTTCGGCAGGAACAATATATCACAATTTTGTAACCAGGGACCGTAGTAAATGTTACCAACTGTTTTAAACAACACATAATGCTGCTTAGAAATAAGGATTTTTCTTATTAAAGAGCGATCAAGCAGCTATGGAACGATGACAGAAAAGTTACTTTTACAACAATGGATACTTATCCATGCACAAAAAACAACCCTGCAAACGTGACGTGAGCAAGGTTGTTTGATTTCGTTTTTTGTTCGTTCTTATTCATGCGGTTTACTGACTGGATCATGCTCAAAGGCTATGACAAGACTTTACCGAGGAAGTCACGCGTACGTGGATGCTTAGGCTGACCAAATACTTCATCTGGTGTCCCCTCTTCCACAATGACACCGCCATCCATAAAGATGATGCGATCACCGACTTCACGGGCGAAGCCCATCTCGTGGGTAACGATAACCATAGTCATGCCGCCTTCAGCCAGGCGTTTCATAACGTCGAGCACTTCACCAACCATTTCAGGGTCAAGTGCAGATGTCGGCTCGTCAAACAGCATCACATGCGGCTGCATCGCAAGCGCTCTGGCAATAGCAATCCGCTGCTTCTGTCCACCAGACAGCTGACTCGGATAAGCATCTTTTTTATCCAACAGCCCCACGGTTTTAAGCAAGTCTGCGGCAATCTGCTTGGCTTCCTGTGCAGACTGTTTTTTGACTTTAATCGGGGCAATGGTAATGTTTTGCTCCACAGTTTTATGCGGAAACAGATTAAAGTGCTGGAACACCATCCCCATTTTCTCCCGCGTTGCATTAATGTTGTGTTTGGGATCCGTGATCGATACGCCTTCGAAATTAATCTCACCTGAAGTAGGCTGCTCCAACAGGTTAAGACAGCGCAGGAAGGTACTTTTGCCTGATCCTGAAGGACCAATCACAACAACGACCTCGCCCTTGCCAATTGAGACATCTATGCCTTTTAGTACTTCGTTTTTGTCGTAGGATTTGTGTAATTGTCTAACGTCTATCACTTGCACTCAACTTCCTTTCCAGTCGACCCAGCAGCTTGGACAAAATAAATGTCAATACAAAGTATATGGCTGCTGCAATAAGGAACGGATTCATTCCTTGGTACGTAATGTTTTTGACTACACTTGCCTGATACATGATATCAACCATACCAATGACCGAGATAATGGAAGATTCCTTGATGATCGTTACGAATTCATTACCGATAGCAGGCAGCACAGCTTTGAAGGCCTGTGGCAAAATAATAAATCTCATGGCCGCGGCTCTACCCATCCCAAGCGAACGGGCTGCTTCCAGTTGACCGCGGTCAACGCCTTGAATCCCTGCACGGAAGATCTCTGCAAGGTAAGCACCACTATTGATGGAAAGAGTTAAGATACCCGCCTGAAGAGGCGAGAACGTAATACCAAATGTCAAGGCAAGACCATAATAAATAATCATCAATTGAACCAGCATCGGCGTACCACGAATGACTTCTACATAAGCCGTACCAATCCACCGCAAAATTGCTGTATCATGCATTCGGAACAGGCAAATGATCAAACCAATGATTACCCCGAAGATTACACCAAGTGCAGACAATAAGAGGGTATAACCCACGCCCGTAGCATAGAAGCTTTTGTACTGCCAGAATACTTCAAAAATATTTGGCGATGCGACCTCACGGTCTGCCATCAATTGACTGGCTTCCGTTACCATCTGATCAATTTTATTTTCACTCTTCAATCGTTCAAGCGTACCATTAACGGCATTAAGCAACTCCGTATTGCCTTTGCGAATCCCGATCGCTGCTGCTACTTGCTCTTCGTCCGGAACCGCAGGAGCAAGTCCAATCATATCGTCCAGGTAGCCTGCGGCAACCGTATCTTCTACGATTGCAGCGTTGATCCGCTTCGTCTGAAGTTGAAGCACAATGTCCGAGATTTTATCAAGAGACGTCAGCTTGACTCCAGGAATCTTCTGTCCGATCGTTTCCTGAATCGAACCTTTCTGTGCTCCGATTTTTTCATTTTCCAGTGCAGCCATGGTTGGGTATTTGTCTTTATCCTCATTGCGAACCATGATGACTTGTTTCGATTTATAGTAGGTATCCGAGAAGTCGATACTTTTTTTGCGGTCCTCTGTCGGTGTCATGCCTGAAATAACGATATCCACGCGTCCACTCTGCAAGGCAGGCAGCAGGCCGTCAAAACCCATATCTTCTATGACAAGTTCTACGCCCAGATCGGCAGCAATCTCTTTGGCAATGGCAATATCAAATCCGACAATCTCATCCTTGCCATTAATCACTTTATGGAATTCATATGGTGCAAAGTCGGCACTCGTGCCGAGAACCAATTTTTTACTGTCTGAAGTGCCCGTAGTTCCACTTGCCAGCGCCGAAGGAACGGCAGCCGTCAATAAAACGACAAAGGTCAACAGCATCATGGTGTAACGACTAATCAATTTCAACCCTGTTCTCCCCTTATAATACATTATGTGCTTCCTCATGTTGATGCCTGAGTCATTATAAAGTACAATGCATGATTATGCAATGAGTTTTCAACTTACAAATCCTGACTTGTTTCTGAAAAAACCAAGCAAACATGATATAATGACTAAATTATTTTCATTTTGCACGAAGGAGTTCACGATGACACATACTAAATCACAAATTTTGACGGTTATTGATCAATATGCTTCCCGTTTTAAGGAGATTTCATCATACATTGGTGCTAATCCCGAACTCGGGAACGAGGAATACCTTGCTTCTGCCCGCCTAAAGGAAGAACTGTTATTT contains:
- a CDS encoding aldo/keto reductase, translating into MELREYGNTGMKVSTLGFGGSEIGSNVSKQDVETLLNTALDAGLNVIDTAECYGNSEELIGDVLSHRRDDYYLFTKCGHAAGVDGPDWDAKVLEQTIDRSLRRLKTEYVDVIHLHSCSEEILRQGAVIEVLQRAKEAGKTRFIGYSGDKTDALYAIETGVFDSLETSLNIADQEAIDLTLPEARKRNMGVIAKRPIANAAWTFDTLPEDAYPFVYWRRLQELGYGFLAGNDVQAAVETALRFTLSTEGVDTAIVGTTKPNRWQQNADLVAKGALPQELYDEIRTRWKEVAGADWTGRT
- a CDS encoding GNAT family N-acetyltransferase — encoded protein: MNMQIELVPRERSQVIRHLMQFYLYDFTKYLNIDVDSNGIFPEYPGLEAFWEEEGRKFAFLITCDGAPAGFALVERFEPGSKDNDYYLTEFFVMQKYRRSGIGTQAAHELFHRFPGRWKVTQVRNNVIAQAFWRKVIGAYTGGRFREKFHPELGNPSQFFVT
- the xerS gene encoding tyrosine recombinase XerS is translated as MTNVQKEIDRRKLDDKLPSMPWFVQQFIDYKLPDLSPSTLLEYLRDYDTFFSWLRAEGLSQAESNREVTLTELEVLRMDSVTSFRLFLATKREGANSRITVSRKLSSLRSLFHYLSQIAEDEDFYPLLKRNIMAKIEIKRTHKPKDTAAKLKGKLLEDEELLEFIGYILEGYAVDMQKNKQALYSHELNKERDACIASLILNSGLRVSEVVNLNVDDLDLNNKLLYVYRKGNNDETFKTPVYFREQAKDELANYMQLRQSRYRTPKREKGLFIALRNGESEGSRMTKRAIQAMIMKYAKCFGKPYLTVHKLRHSFATDYYLQNDIYKTKEQLGHASTETTEIYAHLTDKTMSEAIERRSEGTGS
- the mobB gene encoding molybdopterin-guanine dinucleotide biosynthesis protein B — protein: MVNKRTLPHIVQIVGYKNTGKSTLTAELTRYLSSEGLRVAVIKHDGHDHFQMDHEGTDSYRFHQAGASAVVVMSEKRTAVIEQQPTSLETMLSRLSDYDWILIEGYKAAPYPKLVMIREEQHVAILQKLKGVMAVISWFPRETLHAAGSEPDLISEVVWHAVQEPELIARWLLEHVNLAQS
- the glp gene encoding gephyrin-like molybdotransferase Glp: MTSGKFNRTAVQVEAAQARISPHVTTALVEKVTLESAHGRTLAETIHAPHPYPFFRRSGMDGYAIVSSDTTHATSDEQVWLRVVDEIPCGYTSDVPITPGTTARIMTGAQVPEGADAVVMLEMTESREQDGEQWIALKRHIQPNANITPIGLEVQEGQLLLEAGTIIQAGEQSVLATFGVADVPVFRRPKVAIFATGTELLEVHEPLQPGRIRNSNSHMLRSLVVEAGAEPVMYGSIADDVDTARAKLAEAVEHNDIVVTTGGVSVGDYDIMGDLVREGNMEMLFNKVTMRPGSVTTAAVVSGKLLFALSGNPGACFVGFGLFVRPTIRMMQNDSRPYLDEWTATLDQEYTKVNNFTRFVRGRTEIRDGRVYAKPAASRVDESSVMITIKDSDCLIIIPPDKKGIAAGEQVHILKLPSGQVR
- a CDS encoding HNH endonuclease codes for the protein MSNRCELCGREPVETTVHHLTPKEMGGTFMPTADLCIPCHKQIHSLFTNQDLIRLHLTDIQALRENERMAPFVRWIRKQPPSTIPRTRKSNHVRRS
- a CDS encoding DUF4247 domain-containing protein gives rise to the protein MKKRMALGLKLMLVLSLVMSLLSACGMPSVQDTYPLESVSGSGNTTSYVYRAADRSVPEVAQELSEQRKPDQISAENEERMFLVYQDQYYHLQQDPNKKEDTLIEVDSKEYVRQNYDSSFLQGYLTATLIGNLFDSFGGSGYGKYRGYTDRDTYKPNQGTYRAPTSNDKKAAPPITVDRKGSITRRGGDTDTSVGSGGGLFSRKKEPSTGTVERNKSGGLFNSPKSSYKKPKTRVGGGRIMRRR
- a CDS encoding DUF4178 domain-containing protein, with product MSVWKRIKGILAKPEPPRAEKTMLDLEPGDICEVSLVTYEVVGRVQHRARKAVVLTLQDGTTFRHLHVEERELTRYSLYTPIDGRLDAPDEVPTLLDLDGRAYHLEEEYGGMVTTAGRTPYGQAGEQLVWQYQSDDNMLLRVEWQDRRFTLYEGESILPADIKVIRSS
- a CDS encoding DUF350 domain-containing protein, with amino-acid sequence MDLNILAMLVWTLSGSVLLFVLMYVDSLFTKYKDFAEVKAGNMAVTTRMVMKLFAQGYVLATSISTAGHLGEALLVSVVSFVILLILESVVHFMIRTWANLDLDTGIQQGKTGYGLFSGALHIVGALIIAACL
- a CDS encoding PspA/IM30 family protein; translation: MSIFKRLRDLTMSNINAIIDKAEDPIKMTDQYIRDMQEDLEDAEKAVAQQIAIEKKFKQLFEEQEALVKKREEQAHTAARAQNMDLARRALEEKKAAEVKMAEYKTSYDQNKAAADNLRGKLDEMRKQLTQMKNKRETLVARYNAAKAQTEINKALNGFSSDTASAGMKRMEEKMMQMEAQAEASNEMSSKGKSLDEEFEKLGKDQAVEDELAALMKQYENKN